A window of the Fusarium fujikuroi IMI 58289 draft genome, chromosome FFUJ_chr09 genome harbors these coding sequences:
- a CDS encoding related to PCF11 component of pre-mRNA 3`-end processing factor CF I codes for MSGDSAEVAEDYRMALEDLSSNMRFEISNLTVIARENTEHALAIAEVLQQHILKAPPNKKLPALYVLDSIVKNVGTPYTLYFGRNLFKTFMESYAVVDQPVRRKMEEMLRTWKEPVPGSMDSRPVFSHELVRPIENALLKARAVSMPQAGMMPGRPRSAVPHRDTPTPPGTRYPPGHPAQQYTSNGGQSLSNDIRNLIVATQAEASRNPQNVDVQTRLRALHELQGVVNSTSLPPDQLELIKRRVTELAAVNMMAPLTQRPAPTPPVPVQARPMPPVSVALPPSAAPAPAQEGVTLDALFGPGALAALMARKSATPSSSTPTPQPPQVRPEPPKPPLPNMSAMPAMAPIPAMSIPTIPGMTPMPTMSQAPAPGPAANAAPWSLLDQLRKSGLLPPAPSATPTPVPAQGGINVAALKQPCQPSLIRALHNDLGQPCTQCGRRFRDDPVGKKQKIAHMDWHFRVHQRTNEAEKRGMHRSWYVDQRDWLKSREAVDVDHLPTTEDVAAQASKASEAAKPKYILVPDASRRINTVCPICQDKFENKWLDTAQEWVWLDTVLVGDRAYHASCHAEATRDRENTPVLGKRKAETSIASPKVRSLKTSA; via the exons ATGTCTGGAGACTCTGCTGAGGTGGCGGAGGATTACCGCATGGCCTTGGAGGATCTGTCCTCCAACATGCGCTTCGAGATTAGCAACCTTACAGTCATTGCTCGTGAGAATACTGAACATGCCCTAGCTATCGCCGAAGTTTTGCAACAACACATCCTCAAG GCGCCACCGAACAAGAAACTTCCTGCACTGTATGTACTCGACTCGATCGTGAAAAATGTCGGCACACCATACACTCTCTACTTCGGCCGCAATCTGTTCAAGACCTTTATGGAGTCTTATGCAGTAGTCGATCAACCAGTTCGTCGAAAAATGGAGGAGATGCTTAGAACATGGAAGGAGCCTGTTCCTGGGTCAATGGACAGCAGGCCCGTCTTTTCGCACGAGTTGGTGCGTCCTATTGAAAATGCACTCTTGAAGGCACGCGCCGTAAGCATGCCCCAAGCGGGAATGATGCCTGGGCGACCGCGATCTGCCGTGCCTCATCGTGATACTCCGACACCGCCTGGGACGAGATACCCTCCAGGCCATCCAGCCCAGCAATACACTTCAAATGGAGGACAGTCATTGAGCAATGACATTCGGAATCTAATTGTTGCCACGCAGGCGGAAGCCTCGCGCAATCCCCAAAATGTTGATGTTCAGACTAGATTAAGAGCACTTCATGAGCTGCAGGGCGTTGTGAACAGCACTAGCTTGCCTCCGGATCAGCTTGAGCTCATTAAGAGACGAGTAACTGAACTTGCTGCCGTAAACATGATGGCGCCTCTGACTCAAAGGCCTGCACCTACTCCTCCTGTGCCCGTTCAAGCACGCCCCATGCCTCCAGTGTCCGTAGCCCTTCCCCCGTCTGcagctccggctccggcgcAAGAAGGTGTGACGCTTGATGCGCTCTTTGGCCCAGGAGCCTTGGCCGCCTTGATGGCAAGAAAGTCGGCTACACCTTCGAGCTCAACACCgactcctcagcctcctcaggTTCGTCCTGAACCACCAAAGCCACCTTTGCCAAACATGTCTGCGATGCCAGCCATGGCCCCTATACCAGCAATGTCGATACCGACGATACCTGGGATGACTCCAATGCCTACGATGTCCCAGGCACCAGCACCAGGGCCAGCAGCAAACGCAGCCCCTTGGAgtcttcttgatcaactACGAAAGTCAGGCCTACTccctccagctccttcagCAACGCCCACGCCAGTTCCAGCACAAGGGGGTATCAATGTGGCCGCTCTCAAACAACCCTGTCAGCCTTCTTTGATCAGGGCGCTACATAACGACCTGGGCCAACCTTGTACCCAGTGTGGTAGACGGTTTCGAGACGATCCAGTTGGAAAAAAGCAGAAGATTGCTCATATGGACTGGCATTTCCGTGTCCACCAGCGAACCAACGAAGCCGAGAAGCGAGGTATGCACCGGAGTTGGTACGTTGATCAACGC GACTGGCTCAAGTCAAGAGAGGCCGTCGACGTCGACCACCTCCCCACGACTGAGGATGTTGCCGCTCAGGCCTCCAAGGCATCCGAGGCTGCTAAGCCAAAGTACATTCTTGTTCCTGATGCATCTCGCCGTATCAACACCGTTTGCCCAATCTGCCAGGACAAGTTTGAGAACAAATGGCTCGATACGGCACAAGAATGGGTATGGCTAGACACAGTTTTAGTTGGCGACCGAGCGTATCACGCATCATGTCATGCAGAAGCAACACGAGACCGTGAAAACACACCAGTACTAGGCAAACGCAAGGCCGAGACAAGCATAGCATCACCTAAAGTACGGTCACTCAAGACATCAGCGTAA
- a CDS encoding related to DNA repair endonuclease rad2 gives MGIKGIYQEVGEGERVALLKLAAESLENKGRPLRIAIDIAIWQFQNQAAQGGTNPEIRTLFYRLVRLLACPVEPIFVFDGPYKPAVKRNKKSGRGDSFANAQAKRLIRLFGCNTHDAPGEAEAECALLQKHGIVDMVLTEDVDALMFGCTKMLRQWSPASKRDTTPTHVSLFDTEKMKLDQHGLDREGMVLVALMSGGDYDPNGLPGCGIKVAVEAAKAGFGRDLCRLKAVDKEGTTAWRNSLIHELRTNESGHFKRKNKALAIPETFPDFKVLRYYTHPVVSPRESIDEIREKVHLKREIQFEDLREFSREVFGWDYRVGALKFIKVLSHAVLVQKLQALEGHDNADYVKGIAGFRSDLKNDLVSQVRIQHIPSEIVPIDLSKEEDEKIVQARGGLALNSDDEIDDAENIEESTAKRQPAPFNPSGRQGVWALEILAKSRIPEVFADAQAVQKAALKKKQQAKEPKTKATRSKPGPKTGMPAGALNKFVRASKPHIVSTVTSKALSKENEAITSPIRPTISRRLRIPSPLEPSKQSASTSGSTVRQTTTPWTLASSQVTPRTRRPTNEQQAIIITSSPPCAADSPPSSPSPRPRTRVPASRDLPDPMCAIPASSGSPQRLKDSALNARRAKPPTSSQSSGPPKMKQMSMDMFTKKSKNRSSSQTSALSSLLSASKYQQSESQLSFEDDFDSDSSTDLAPLSSLISRSAASPNKRQQSSLPPDRNATPSPAPARKKKLLVPKASAMGFYEEVEVDAEERDELVARETAALERRGVKAKIFRASDVGFIDLTQDD, from the exons ATGGGTATCAAAGG GATCTACCAGGAGGTGGGCGAAGGCGAAAGAGTGGCTTTACTGAAACTCGCCGCCGAGTCACTAGAGAATAAGGGACGGCCATTACGAATAGCGATTGATATTGCGATTTGGCAATTTCAAAATCAGGCGGCGCAAG GCGGCACCAACCCCGAAATTCGAACTTTATTCTACCGACTCGTTCGTCTGCTGGCATGTCCAGTCGAGCCTATCTTTGTTTTCGACGGTCCATACAAGCCTGCGGTCAAGCGAAACAAGAAATCCGGTCGAGGCGACTCCTTCGCCAATGCACAAGCGAAACGGTTAATTCGGCTATTTGGCTGCAACACCCACGATGCGCCTGGAGAAGCTGAGGCGGAGTGTGCTCTGCTGCAGAAGCATGGCATCGTAGACATGGTTCTAACAGAAGATGTTGACGCTCTGATGTTTGGATGCACCAAAATGCTGCGTCAGTGGTCACCGGCATCAAAACGAGACACAACGCCGACGCACGTCTCTCTGTTCGATACTGAGAAAATGAAACTTGATCAACATGGTTTGGATCGCGAAGGCATGGTTCTTGTTGCTTTGATGAGCGGTGGCGACTACGATCCTAATGGGCTCCCCGGCTGTGGCATCAAAGTGGCTGTTGAAGCTGCCAAAGCTGGCTTTGGCAGAGACCTCTGCCGGTTGAAGGCAGTGGACAAAGAAGGAACAACAGCTTGGAGAAACTCCCTAATACATGAGCTTCGCACCAACGAGAGCGGTCATttcaagaggaagaacaaggccttGGCGATACCGGAAACCTTCCCAGACTTCAAGGTTCTACGCTACTACACACATCCTGTTGTGTCTCCTAGGGAAAGTATAGACGAGATCCGAGAGAAGGTTCATCTGAAAAGAGAGATCCAGTTTGAAGACCTAAGAGAGTTTTCTAGAGAGGTCTTTGGCTGGGATTACCGAGTTGGCGctctcaagttcatcaaggtgCTTTCTCATGCAGTACTTGTCCAAAAATTGCAGGCTCTGGAAGGACATGACAACGCAGACTACGTCAAAGGGATCGCAGGGTTTAGGTCCGATCTCAAGAATGACTTGGTGTCACAAGTTCGCATACAGCACATTCCGAGTGAAATTGTGCCCATCGATTTGtccaaagaggaagatgaaaagaTAGTGCAAGCTCGAGGTGGACTGGCACTGAACAGCGATGACGAAATCGACGACGCGGAGAACATCGAGGAATCCACGGCGAAACGGCAGCCGGCTCCTTTTAACCCTTCGGGGCGGCAAGGTGTTTGGGCATTGGAAATATTGGCGAAGTCGAGGATACCAGAGGTATTTGCAGACGCTCAGGCGGTGCAAAAGGCtgcgttgaagaagaaacagcaAGCAAAGGAACCAAAAACGAAGGCAACAAGGTCCAAACCTGGTCCAAAGACGGGGATGCCTGCTGGCGCGCTTAACAAGTTTGTGCGAGCAAGCAAACCACATATTGTCTCTACTGTGACTTCCAAGGCGTTGTCTAAAGAGAACGAAGCAATCACTTCGCCGATCCGACCGACAATATCCCGCCGCTTGCGAATACCGTCACCTCTGGAGCCAAGTAAGCAATCTGCGTCGACCTCGGGTAGCACCGTCAGGCAGACAACAACCCCTTGGACACTTGCCAGCTCACAGGTGACTCCTAGGACACGAAGGCCTACAAATGAACAGCAAGCGATTATCATCACATCTAGCCCGCCCTGTGCAGCTGACTCGCCTCCCTCTTCGCCTTCGCCACGGCCAAGGACTCGTGTGCCTGCCTCTCGCGACTTACCTGACCCGATGTGTGCGATTCCTGCGTCAAGTGGTTCTCCGCAAAGGTTGAAAGACTCGGCATTGAACGCGAGGCGTGCAAAACcgccgacttcttctcagtcaTCTGGACCTCCCAAGATGAAACAGATGTCCATGGACATGTTCACGAAAAAGTCCAAGAACAGGAGTTCGTCCCAGACTTCTGCTTTAAGTTCTTTACTCTCAGCTTCCAAATATCAGCAGTCAGAATCTCAACTGAGTTTCGAGGATGACTTTGATAGTGATTCGTCAACCGATCTTGCTCCCCTCTCCTCCCTCATCTCACGCTCCGCTGCATCCCCGAACAAACGACAGCAGTCATCCTTACCACCGGATCGAAACGCAACCCCAAGTCCTGCACCTGCGCGGAAGAAGAAGTTACTCGTCCCAAAGGCCAGCGCCATGGGTTTCTACGAAGAGGTGGAGGTCGACGCTGAAGAGCGCGACGAGCTGGTGGCTAGGGAGACAGCAGCTCTAGAGCGCAGAGGAGTTAAGGCTAAGATTTTTCGGGCGAGCGATGTTGGATTTATAGACCTGACTCAAGATGATTAG